Part of the Methanorbis furvi genome is shown below.
CGCGAAACATCGGTTATCTCCTCCAGATCGATGGTTTCCGGGAGAGTCACCTCCGTGACTTCATAAGGAAAGTCCACCAGCACCAGACGCAGGTCCTGACCGCCGAACGACAGGGTTTTCCAGATAGATGTTTTTTCAACAACATCAACGTTGTTCAGTTCATAGAACTCATATTTGGTGGTTCCCTCGCTGGTTTCAATAATGGGGCGAATGCCGGAGAAGGCATTGGCAGGCCCCCGATAAAACGAGTTCGTGTAGTAATTATATCCGATCGTTGAGGTGTCTGGATGGCAGAAGACCGTTCCTTCCGAGTTGGCTATCCACAGCTCATACTGGGTGTCTTTGTAGTACGGTGTATTCGGCGTCTCATTCAAAAGGGTAATCGGCATATGGGCAAAGCAGAGATATCCATTGTAGCTGCCGTCAGCTGCATAGACCGGAACAACAAAACACACGACCATGCCGTAAACATTTGACATAACAGGATCGGTTAAGATCACATCATGTTCGGCAAACGACTGTTCTGTAATGTTTTGCAGTTCGGATGAACTCAGAACACCTGTCAGGCTGTGTATCGGGACACTAACCACATTTTTGTCAGCAGATACCCAGGCAATTCCGGCACTGTTTGGGTACTTGTTAAACAGATTGCGCAAAATTTCCTGAGCTTCCGGGTCATCCGGAGTGAAGGAGGACAACTCCTTTGCAGTGTCATGCATCACGGCAGCAATATTATCAGTTACTGCATCAATGCTTTGGTAAAAATCCTCGGACTGCTGTATCATGTCCTCGGAAACAGAGACGTTCGTCGGTTCAGGCGAAGGGGTCAAGGATATCGAAACCATCACTATGGCAACCACACATGCCACAGTAATAAGAACGACAAGGGGGAGTAAAAGACGTCGATTCATCAGATATGTCTCCTTATTGATTGTGAGTCTCGGCTAATCAAGTTTCTGAACAGATAGCACGAACGTAGAGAAAAAAATGCCTGAAACTGTCTCACGATAAAAAAATTAAAAAAATTAGACGGGGACCTGGTGTGA
Proteins encoded:
- a CDS encoding cache domain-containing protein; the protein is MNRRLLLPLVVLITVACVVAIVMVSISLTPSPEPTNVSVSEDMIQQSEDFYQSIDAVTDNIAAVMHDTAKELSSFTPDDPEAQEILRNLFNKYPNSAGIAWVSADKNVVSVPIHSLTGVLSSSELQNITEQSFAEHDVILTDPVMSNVYGMVVCFVVPVYAADGSYNGYLCFAHMPITLLNETPNTPYYKDTQYELWIANSEGTVFCHPDTSTIGYNYYTNSFYRGPANAFSGIRPIIETSEGTTKYEFYELNNVDVVEKTSIWKTLSFGGQDLRLVLVDFPYEVTEVTLPETIDLEEITDVSRALYLYAKKYGKEATLAAMNNPSGPFSNTGTEIFAVSTDGVILSMPSQSKIVGLNRINYQDAYGIRLVATLINRASQGGGYVHYYSELPYSTDQAIFGLACVIPVDETWIIGSRHSVLTYTVPINAEVRSKLIRAVQPVQEYVDAHGKEQTLSVLNDSFGEFNNSEIRFTAFSYDGKLLADADHPESIGIDMFSRVGPHGTSITRDLVLIAKQGGGFEYVESRDADPNFATISLMYVEPVDDEWFIAGAIELDSHRIISS